The segment ATTCGAGCAGAAGCCGGAGTTAACGCCGGTGGAGGGCCGACAAGGTGAAGTTGTCGGTGCTGCTGAGGCATTTAATTTGCTTACCACCGGGAATAAAGTAATTAAGACACATATTGTTAAGGAGGGGGACTCCCTCTGGACCATTGCCAGGGCTAACGACTTAGACATAGCTGACATTGTGCAGGCTAATCCTGGTATTACGGAAGGTACCAGGTTGAAACTTGGGATGGAGCTAAAATTGATTAAGGCTGAACCCATGCTGGATGTGGTAGTTACTTATAAGGCGGAAGAGAAAGAAAAGACGCCCTACGCTGTGGAAGTTAATAAAGATGACAATCTCTGGCGGGGACAGGAAAGGGTACAACAATCGGGGCAGTATGGAGAAAAGGAAATGTTGTACCGCATTGTCCAGCGTAACGGCCATGAGCTTTCAAAAGAAGTGCTTGAAGAGAAAGTTATCAAAGACCCCCGCAAAAAGATAGTCAAGCGGGGCACCAAGGTGATGGTGGCCTCCCGGGGAGGCGGCAATGGCGAATTGGCCTGGCCGCTGCGGGGCGTGATTACATCCGGCTACGGTTACCGCGGTAGTGAGTATCATACAGGCATTGATATTGACGGTCAGACTGGGGACCCGGTATACGCTGCTGAGGCAGGCACCGTGATGTTTGCAGGATGGAACGGCAGTTATGGCTATATGGTGACTATTGACCACGGTGATGGTCTGCAGACTCGGTACGCCCATAATTCAAAACTATTGGTCAAAGTAGGAGATAAAGTGTCTCGCGGCGACCCGATTTCCCAGGTGGGAAGCACCGGCCGCAGTACAGGCTCGCACTTACACTTTGAGGTGCTTGTTAATGGCGAAACACGCACGCCTATGCGATATTTAAACTAATTCATTAACAAATGTCCTTCACATGAAGGGCATTTTTTTTGGGTAAAATAAATAGGGGTTGAAATATGAGCGAAAAAGTGTTTATAATATAAGCAAAACACATACCCTTAGGGGGTAATTAAACTGGGGAGGTATTGTATGAACTGGAAAGAAATCAAGAATATTGCAGTTGTAGGTTTATCAGATAAACCTGAGCGTGCCAGTAATCGGGTTGCGAAGTATTTGCAAGAGCAGGGTTACAAAGTGATACCGGTAAATCCAACAGCTGCCAATATATTGGGCGAAACCAGCTATCCATCCGTGGCGGAGATTCCTAAAGAAATTGTTGTAGATGTAGTGGATGTCTTTCGAAAGTCAACTGTAGTTCCGGAAATAGCGGAGCAGGCCATTGACCGGGGAGCTTCGGTGCTATGGCTACAGGAAGGCGTTATCAATAATGATGCAGCTAAGAAGGCGGAGGCAGCGGGGATGGAAGTTATTATGGACAAGTGTATCATGAAAGAACATAGAAAGGATGTTGGATAATGCTCTATGATTTGGCAATAATCGGCGGTGGGCCGGCTGGATTGACAGCGGCACTTTATGGTGCCCGGGGCGGGATGAAGACAGTAGTTTTGGAAAAATCGGTGCCCGGCGGCCAGGCCGCCCTGACCGATATGATCGCAAACTACCCGGGGTTTCCTTCGGGAGTAAGCGGTGTTGAACTGATGACCAAATTCCACCAGCAGGCGGTTGAACACGGCGCTGAGCTGAAGATGAAGAATGTCACCGGCTTGGAAGACAGGAATGAAGTAAAAATTATAAAGACCGGTGAAGAAGAGATAGAGGCTAAGACTATCGTTATCGCCACCGGCGCTAAAGCTCGCCAATTAGGTGCCCCCGGGGAATTAAAGTTTCAAGGGCGCGGTGTTTCTTACTGTGCTACTTGTGACGGGGCATTTTTTAAAGACAAGAGAGTGGCGGTAGTGGGTGGCGGAGATTCAGCCGTAGAGGAAGCCCTTTTCTTAACAAAATATGCGTCTCAGGTGGTACTAATCCACCGAAGAGATGAATTAAGGGCGGTAAAAGCACTTCAGGAAAAAGCTTTAAACCATGAAAAAATGGATTTTATTTGGGACAGTACCGTGGAAGAAATTAAGGGTAAGCAAAAGATAGAGAAGGTTGCTATTAAAAATGTCAAAACAGGCGAAGTGGCGGACCATGATTTTGACGGCGTATTTATCTTTGTAGGCACAGAGCCAAATACAGATTTTTTGAATGGAACGGTACAGCTAAATGAAAAAGGGTATGTAGTAGCTAATGACTTTTTGGCTACCTCTGCAGCGGGAATATTTGTCGCCGGGGATGTGCGAGAGAAATTCTTGCGTCAGGTTAGCACTGCAGTGGGCGACGGTGCTCATGCAGCTATGGCCGCTGAGAGATATCTGGGTGGAGTACTATAATAGAAATTAATACCAAGGGGGGCTTTCCGTATCGGCGGGAGCTCCTTTTTATATGTATAGGAAACACCCATGGAAAGCGTGGTTTCACAATTATAATGAAAATATCTGCGTAAGATTTCTTTCTGTAACGGCAAGACTTAATGATGTAAATTAAAAACCGGGCCTGAATTAGTGAAAATTGCTTATCTTAATGATTGGTGGCTCAAGGGGGTGATTTAACAGGAGCAGCTTGATAATTGCCGTTGACAAAGTTGACGTTGTTGCATACAATTGGTACTAGATAGCATACCCCAGTAAGGTATATGAGATATATCATAGTTTTATGGCAAGACTATGAAGACAACATTAGGAGGGAAAGCTCATGGAAGCTGCAGAAGGCAAACA is part of the Metallumcola ferriviriculae genome and harbors:
- a CDS encoding M23 family metallopeptidase, which gives rise to MYSFKKEEVLAPDSKIPICSQTVKAKLRRAVKQPILWVVLLLLVAGVAAMFVPQSKPAVAVILDDKQIALVPEAAMAEAAFSQAKVDVRKYLAGEPVWQNNFEVKSVQVPEDSDLISQDELYAMLKRELSFELMATAIQLGEERLLVLQDKDVAEGVLERVKNQFLPDEEGTKVESVVFEQKPELTPVEGRQGEVVGAAEAFNLLTTGNKVIKTHIVKEGDSLWTIARANDLDIADIVQANPGITEGTRLKLGMELKLIKAEPMLDVVVTYKAEEKEKTPYAVEVNKDDNLWRGQERVQQSGQYGEKEMLYRIVQRNGHELSKEVLEEKVIKDPRKKIVKRGTKVMVASRGGGNGELAWPLRGVITSGYGYRGSEYHTGIDIDGQTGDPVYAAEAGTVMFAGWNGSYGYMVTIDHGDGLQTRYAHNSKLLVKVGDKVSRGDPISQVGSTGRSTGSHLHFEVLVNGETRTPMRYLN
- a CDS encoding CoA-binding protein, giving the protein MNWKEIKNIAVVGLSDKPERASNRVAKYLQEQGYKVIPVNPTAANILGETSYPSVAEIPKEIVVDVVDVFRKSTVVPEIAEQAIDRGASVLWLQEGVINNDAAKKAEAAGMEVIMDKCIMKEHRKDVG
- the trxB gene encoding thioredoxin-disulfide reductase, producing the protein MLYDLAIIGGGPAGLTAALYGARGGMKTVVLEKSVPGGQAALTDMIANYPGFPSGVSGVELMTKFHQQAVEHGAELKMKNVTGLEDRNEVKIIKTGEEEIEAKTIVIATGAKARQLGAPGELKFQGRGVSYCATCDGAFFKDKRVAVVGGGDSAVEEALFLTKYASQVVLIHRRDELRAVKALQEKALNHEKMDFIWDSTVEEIKGKQKIEKVAIKNVKTGEVADHDFDGVFIFVGTEPNTDFLNGTVQLNEKGYVVANDFLATSAAGIFVAGDVREKFLRQVSTAVGDGAHAAMAAERYLGGVL